A genomic window from Silene latifolia isolate original U9 population chromosome Y, ASM4854445v1, whole genome shotgun sequence includes:
- the LOC141631065 gene encoding uncharacterized protein LOC141631065, with amino-acid sequence MKKLKSLKNVLKALNKECYYDIENKATSVIQLLGTLLEQLSVNPNDPDLIAREIEASAEAKDLTKARDSFLNQKAKIEDQHGIQCGDSHSIQTAFLEYYLSLLGSRKSTAVVRADVLEKGHLCTNEHAEILNSGFFKESWDVIGQEICGAVSDFFVTGRLITQLNATNVTLIPKIERPTSVTYFRPIAFCNLIYKMFKGLKFSDQFTQKVMMCIKTTSFILSLNGSAIGYFKGQRGLRQGNPISPLIFTMCMDYLTRLIKFATDTWPFKYHPMCKTLKLTHLMFADDLFMFCKGNANSIMLLMRAFSSFSQTSGLSMNNAKSEIFFNGMKEDLKSDIKQVTGFTEGSMPFRYLGVPIQAGRLTKKECTSITEKMVARIRGLGAKKLSYAGRITLINSVLNTLYNYCATMFIIPKSVIKRIEDICRNFLWDGSSEYHRVPLVAWDTAELWNIATVGKLVDWVYCKADRLWIRWINQGYSIRRGYDWLRTSQPAKAWASIVCNNWNILKHSIITWITMNEGLNVKEKLRKVRTAVECWTGMALPTVSVLLNGNRKTVQWKVLATILNAVYYNIWMQINNARVS; translated from the exons ATGAAG AAGCTGAAGAGTTTGAAGAATGTGCTTAAGGCCCTTAACAAGGAATGCTACTATGACATTGAAAATAAGGCTACCAGTGTTATTCAATTGTTGGGGACTCTTCTGGAGCAGCTCAGTGTTAATCCTAATGATCCTGATCTTATTGCAAGAGAGATTGAGGCCAGTGCAGAGGCTAAGGACTTGACCAAGGCAAGAGATAGTTTCCTTAACCAAAAAGCCAAG ATTGAGGACCAGCATGGCATCCAATGTGGAGACAGTCATAGCATTCAAACTGCTTTTCTGGAGTATTATCTATCTCTTCTTGGTAGTAGGAAATCCACTGCAGTAGTGAGGGCTGATGTGCTTGAGAAGGGGCATTTATGTACCAATGAGCATGCTGAGATTCTTAATAG TGGCTTTTTTAAGGAGTCATGGGATGTTATAGGGCAGGAGATATGTGGTGCAGTCAGTGATTTCTTTGTGACAGGCAGACTGATTACTCAACTTAATGCCACAAATGTCACTTTAATCCCAAAGATTGAAAGACCTACCTCTGTCACATATTTCAGACCCATTGCTTTCTGCAATCTCATTTATAAG ATGTTCAAAGGCCTCAAGTTTTCTGATCAGTTTACTCAGAAAGTAATGATGTGTATTAAAACTACATCATTTATCTTATCTTTGAATGGAAGCGCCATTGGTTACTTTAAAGGACAAAGAGGACTTAGACAAGGGAACCCCATATCCCCCCTTATTTTCACTATGTGTATGGACTACCTTACCAGACTCATCAAATTTGCTACAGATACATGGCCATTCAAGTATCACCCAATGTGCAAAACTCTTAAGCTCACCCACcttatgtttgcagatgacctgtTCATGTTTTGTAAAGGGAATGCTAATTCTATTATGCTACTCATGAGGgcattttcttctttttctcaaaCTTCTGGTCTCAGCATGAATAATGCTAAATCTGAGATATTTTTCAATGGTATGAAAGAAGACTTGAAATCTGATATCAAGCAAGTCACAGGTTTTACTGAGGGCAGTATGCCTTTTAGATATCTGGGAGTTCCCATACAGGCTGGTAGACTGACAAAAAAGGAATGTACTAGCATTACTGAAAAAATGGTGGCAAGAATCAGGGGTCTGGGAGCTAAGAAGCTGTCATATGCAGGCAGAATTACCCTCATTAACTCTGTTCTCAATACCCTTTACAATTACTGCGCTACAATGTTTATTATACCTAAGAGTGTAATCAAGAGGATTGAAGATATATGTAGGAACTTCTTATGGGATGGTAGCTCTGAATACCATAGAGTTCCTCTAGTAGCTTGGGATACA GCAGAATTGTGGAACATTGCTACTGTGGGCAAACTGGTTGACTGGGTGTACTGCAAAGCTGATAGACTGTGGATAAGGTGGATCAATCAG GGATATTCTATCAGAAGAGGGTATGACTGGCTCAGGACATCTCAACCAGCCAAGGCTTGGGCAAGCATAGTTTGCAACAATTGGAACATACTTAAGCACTCTATTATCACCTGGATTACTATGAACGAAGGGCTGAATGTCAAGGAAAAGCT TCGTAAGGTCAGAACTGCAGTTGAATGCTGGACTGGCATGGCTCTTCCTACTGTCAGTGTGCTGCTTAATGGAAATAGGAAGACTGTTCAGTGGAAAGTGCTAGCTACAATTCTAAATGCTGTGTACTACAACATTTGGATGCAGATAAATAATGCTAGAGTTAGTTAA